The Musa acuminata AAA Group cultivar baxijiao chromosome BXJ1-8, Cavendish_Baxijiao_AAA, whole genome shotgun sequence genomic sequence ACTTTTACAAGCGGAAATGGAAAATTTTGACAAAATTGTAATAAGTAAATACAATgtttaatatcatcatcatcatcatcatcatcatcatcatcatcaatacaATGTTTAATATCATcaccgtcatcgtcgtcgtcatcgtcatcatcatcatcaatacaatgtttaatatcatcatcatcatcatcatcaggctCATTGTTTGTACCAATTTATTTCTGCCTGCCAATTATAATCCATCACAATTCTTCCATGGAAGATTCTGAAATTTCAATCCGACCATGCTCGATACATTCCAGCTGCTTAGATCATCTCAAGATTCCCTGTCCAGATCATGTCCTGTCACATTGTGTTTGAAACAAGCAAAGCAAACCCCACCCCACCCTTTTGTTGAATGGATAGAGAGCCTGTGTTACTTCCACACCTCTGAGACAAAGCACTTGAGTGTGTGTGTCAGCTTGGGCAGCTGCTCCACAAAAATAAACAcatctcttttttcttctttttttaatgtTCATACCAAATTGTCTTGCATATTGTTCGTTACCAAGCCTCTTTCTTTAGCTCAACTTAGTTGATTCACATTGTGTTGCAGCCAAGATTTGTCCTTGGTATTATATCAAGCTACCTTTTTGACTGTGGCTTCTGCTGTCATCGTTCCACTCTTTGCTGCATCTCCATGGAGCTATCTGCGGAGCCACCGAGAGCAAGCAGCAGCTGCACCTCCTCGCCCGAGTTCGAGTTTTGGATGGTCGGCAAGAATCCCTCCACCTGCCAAACAGACTTCCTCACGGCCGACGAGCTCTTCGTCGACGGGGTCGTCCTCCCCCTCGACCTTCTCTCGCTCTCTATTCCCAGCCAAGGCTGCGTTTCCCATTGCCTTTCTGAGCCTGGAACCAACGTGCAGCCGCCATCTGCTCCAAGCTCCTCTTTGGGGAGTGCTCCGCCAGCCTCCCACTCGAACAAGTGGAAAGATCTCATCAAGGCGGGCGAGAAGGCGTTGGAAGAGATCAGGAAGAGGAGGAACCGGATAAGGGGCGGCACGGGTGGCTCCGCTAAGTCCAGGAACGGTATCTGGCCCTTCAACAGCAGCCACTCCTCCGCAAGTACCGGCACTGGCTCATGGGGCAGGGCCAAAGCGGCGGTGACCCGACGCAGGGCCAGTGGGGAACCTTGTTCCCGGAGCAACTCCCGTGGGTTGTCCTCCGAGACGCTGCCGGCCACCACCTCATCTTCCTCGAGGTGGCCACTGAGCTCGGGCAGGATGAGGTTTGCCGGAGGCTTCCATCTCAGCAGGACCAATCCAGTGTGGAAGCTTCGAGGGAAGACTGCTAAAACTCTTCATGAGAAGGAGGCGAATGTGAGCAGTGGCATCAAAGACAGAACAGGAGATGGAGATGCTGGTTTTGGGACACGGAACTCCAGTGTGGATATGGGTTGTGAGGTTGATCATCCAAATACGAGGCCcagcggcggcgacggcggcagcagcggtggtggAAGCAGTAGCGTTATCTTAACACTTAGAACTATGTTCTCTAAGAAGGTTCAGtaatgtactatatatatatatatatgctttgtgTTATTTGTTGAACCTTGttgacttgtatatatatatatatatatgctttgtgTTATTTGTTGAACCTTGTTGACTTGTATATAGTATTCTTGAGCCGTAAAACCAAGTGTTTTCTGCAGATATTCCACCCAAAAGTCGCATGTATCGTATCATCTGCAGCAGTAGTTAGTCGGTTGTTGTTCAATCTCTTTGATCTGCAAATACTAGTCCTGCTGAAGCTTAATCCTTTCTTGCTCCATGGTTTGCTCATCCTCAGTCTTCTTCTGAAACTTATCGCCTTCTTTCTCCTTATTTTCAATCAAGTCTTTtaccctttctttttttcttcttcttccttcttcttttacGTGTGGTCAATCATTGCAACAGAAGGTCATGTTGTTGTCCTCTATGTTCCAAGGTTTTCTATGGCATACTTACGACGAATACGATCCACAACTACTCCAATTCAGTCACCATGTCCCAATTCCACATCATCGTAATTGATTGATGACCAGTTAGTTAATCAGTAGCTGCTGATATATGGAGTTAAAATGTTGAACGAAGAAGAAAACTATCGACATTTTCttcaccaaccaaccaaccaaccagagatgagatgagatgagaaaTTTAGATGGACCTCATTGTAGGATTGGAGATTGGTCATCCTGGTATATTCAATCAATATGAACATCGAGGACCAACCAACCATCGCTCTTACTGGATCTACACATATATATAAGAATTATAGCTGATTACTAAGCCAATAAGGCAACTCAAATTCCCACACGGAATGTAATTAAATGAGGAAGAATGATTTAAGAGAAGAtggaaattaatattttttataatgtgATATTCTTCTATTCGACTTATCGTCTTAATCGACCGCTATCACTTAATCTCTTACCGTCGTTTTCTCATTCGTAAATACCATTGATCATATCTTTCTTAATCTTCCTCTCTACATGAACATTAGTGTCGGTGCTATCATTCGatccgtaaaaaaaaaaaaaaaaatacaatacaAACTATTTATTATAGTACACACTCACACTACACAGTCTGAAAAATATAAGAATCAGCATAATATACACTTAAGTTTAATACTAGTATTTAACTATGATGGAGCTTGGGATCATGACTCTAATACTGGTCTTGACTCTGTTCTGAGAAATATTGATGATGATGTAATTATTTTGGCTGCAAATGTCTACCTTCTCGGAATAGCCTCAATTCATTGTAAGGTGGCTGCTATGGTTGGGGCTTTGTGTTCCGGAAGACATATTGG encodes the following:
- the LOC135680312 gene encoding uncharacterized protein LOC135680312; its protein translation is MELSAEPPRASSSCTSSPEFEFWMVGKNPSTCQTDFLTADELFVDGVVLPLDLLSLSIPSQGCVSHCLSEPGTNVQPPSAPSSSLGSAPPASHSNKWKDLIKAGEKALEEIRKRRNRIRGGTGGSAKSRNGIWPFNSSHSSASTGTGSWGRAKAAVTRRRASGEPCSRSNSRGLSSETLPATTSSSSRWPLSSGRMRFAGGFHLSRTNPVWKLRGKTAKTLHEKEANVSSGIKDRTGDGDAGFGTRNSSVDMGCEVDHPNTRPSGGDGGSSGGGSSSVILTLRTMFSKKVQ